In the genome of Chaetodon trifascialis isolate fChaTrf1 chromosome 21, fChaTrf1.hap1, whole genome shotgun sequence, the window GACCAACTCAGACAATCGGGTTATTGAATGGACAGTGTCGTGAAAGGGATCACTTTGGGTGGATGCTGTAAATAGTTAGTTAATTAATAGATGTGTGATGTGGCCCCTGGTTCACAGTGGTGAGATGAACCTGTGCTgattctctttcttcctcctctgctgcattgCTCACTGAAATTGAACTCTCCACCTCCTGAAGCAAAAGAAGCTGGAAGAGGTACAGCACTGCCACAATTTAGAAATAATCTCCAAGTATAGATTTTGGTTTCACATGAGAAATCCATTAATAAAGTGGGaaacatttgatattttttctcatttgccTTCCAGTTCAAGAAGAATAAAGTGAGGGACTTCACTGATTCTGACTCTGATTGTGACGAGTACGACCAGGAGGATCGAGGCCTCCTCCTCAGACAGGTATCTGCTGCCCACAGGTGCTGTAAGTTGTTCCTTTGAAGACTGAtgttaaatgtctttttttcatttcctgtcctcaGAATTTAGCTGTTGTCCTCTTGAGATTCATAAGAACAGGAGTTAAATGTCGTCTGTTGAGAGTATCTCTACGCACCCTGAGAATCCTCTCCAGAGACAAAAAGGTCCTGGGCCCTCTGGTGACAGACACTGCTCTGCTGACTGTGGCCAAACTGGCCGGGCTGACCACGTGCGACGCGGGCGACGAAGCCAGCGACCCTGACTCTGAGTTCTACGACAACATCATCGCTTCACTCGCTGAGGCCAAACTGTTGTCGCAGTGTCGTGCTGACGAGGACGAAGGCGACGTCGAAGCCGCTTACCAAAACGACGAGTGCTCTGCCTTTGATGAGGACGCCAAAAGCGACATCAGCATCACCAACAGCGGAGATCTGGACAGCATCAGCTGGTTTGGGAGCCACAGGGCCAGCATCAACGAAATGCACAGAGGCAGCATCCATCACAAGGTGCTGGAGCGAGGGAGGAGGGACCGCAGAGAGAGCAAgatggtggtggaggaagaggaggaggaggagggagattcaggagaggaggcacagaggaaaGAGGCCTTGAAGGTGTTGTGTAATGTGGTGTACAACAGCACCTGGGCACAGGAGAGGTTCAGCGCTCTCAGGTGGGCTCCctcacaggacacacacaaaacaatccACAATACTGTCGAACGCAGCTGTTGGCTTTGTTACTTGTGTTTCTGagtccatttagctgcttttttCCTGAAGAGAATGGTCCAAAATGTAGACCGTAAATCACTTCAAGGTGTTTCTATTGATGCAGCGATCGAGTTGAGTTGCAGGAAGGGTTGTGTACATGAATCCATGTTACACATGAGTGGACCAAGAGCAAATGCTTCTGTTTCACCTCAGTGAGAAAAGGCAGAGACATGCCAGAATGTTCACAAACGCCTTGCTTATATGTCTAATTATATACACATACACCCAACAAGTTCCTGCCTGTTCACAGAAGTTTAAATTCCAAACTGAACTGGAAATTGATGGAGCAGACTGAGACAAACCTGTGTATGTCTGATCTCACTGACTTGTCATAACCTTCATTTGGCCtttgtttaaatgaatgtttccagACAGCTGACCCATTCTCATTGTTTCCCTCAGGCTCATGTGTGGTCTCGTTGAGCGTCTCTCCTCCAGTATTAGCTGCTCGTCTCCCTCCAGCGTTCAGTTCTATGAACTACGCCTCTTGTTCCTCATTACTGCACTGCGCCCGGAGCTCAGGACTCAGCTTCAACAGGTAACATAACCTCACTCACGACAGAATTAAGTGTCTACTGCAATGCATATCATGGTAGTTAAAATATGTGGTAGATCATTCTGATATAACAATCTGCTGGGATCTAATATTCATGTGAACTGACTTCTTCTACATCTCTGAACTGGCCTCCCTCCAGCTCTCACTCACACTTTGTTGCTCTTCCAGGAGGGAGGTGTGTCCTTCctcactgcagctctggagAGCTGCCTGGACGTTGAGTGGAAAGACCAGTACGAGTGTGTGCTGGGACCAGACAGGCCACCCATCTCACTGGAAGCCTCTCAGCGTATCGTAGAGATCCTCAAAATCCTCTTCAACATCACCTACAGCGCCCACAGGCAGGAGCCGAGTGAGGTCAGTGAGTCAACACATCTCTCAGCTGAGCTTCATGTCATCAGAGAGAAATGAGCTGTGCCATGTGTGCGCTGTGTCCTCCCTCCTCAGGATGACGCAGCTCTCTACCGACACCTGGTGGCGCTCCTGCGTCTCTGCCTGATGAGGAAGTGTCTGCTTTCAGACGACACTGACGAACTGCAGGGGTGAGCATGACCCTCAGTGAGGATggatagaaagaaaacagcagtgacagtCATCAGTAATTATCAAGAGCATAATCTTTGCTATTTATTGTTTCTTAGTAATTTGTATTAAAGTGCATTTGTCAGTGGGAGTAAAAGCTTTTTGAGATTTTTATTCATAAAGTACAAAATTTCATTGACCACTCTCACCTGTACCCTGGATTTCTGTGAGGAGTTTTGTGAAATCCACTTGGGTTTATTCAATAAAACCTTAATCCGAGGTAGTAAAATCCTGTCTAAATCTCACTTTCATAAAGACGCATTGTTTTGAAAGTTAGTGATAATCATTCATCTCTAAGTAAGTACCTCTAGCTTTAATAGCACATGTCCTCTCATTGCTTACTCACTTGAGGCACAAACAGATTAAATTTTTCAGCAGATCTGACTCTAATTAGAATAATAAATCTATTTTTCCTGAGGCctggatttctttcttgtataattttatttcattttaactgTGAAGCCCCTGTTATCTGCAAAGCCTTTGTCATTAATCATGTTTTCAGAAAAGTTAGGCTGATATACATTCATGTCTCTCTCAGTCTTGTCTGAACAAATGTAATGTTTAATGTGATGCTTTATTGGCAGtatatgtttgtattttttcaatcccacagtcacacagtcaacCTGTTGTCAGCGCTGCCTCTGCAGTGTCTGGatgtgctgctgatggtgcCTCCGGAGCCGGGCTCGCAGCAGTGCCAGGGGGTCAACATGGACTGCGTCCACACCCTCGTGCTGTTCATGGAGAGACGCCTGGAGTCGGTGAGGGAGACAGTAATTTGCAGTGAGGAGGCAGAATGCGTAAAATTAAGAGTTTCCTCCTAAAAACAGACTGCTTGCTCATACTGAAATAACCTGGGGGGGTGTTCCTCGTTTGTGTGCTTCTCAGGGTGATAAGATCAAAGAGAAGCTGACACCAATCCTCAATCTgctgacagagagctgcagggcgCACAGAGAAACACGCCACTACATCAGGAAACATGTAATACCCCCAAAAACAGTGGGAAGAAAGCTCACAGTTTGCTTCTCACAATATTTGGATGATAACTGAAACTTTCAAATGCGTTTACCCCTCGTCTTTAGATCCTGCCTCCTCTGAGAGACGTGTCCCACAGGCCAGAGGAAGGCTCCACGGTGAAGAGTCGTCTGATCCGTCTCATGACTCATCTGGACACGGACGTCAAACACTGCGCAGCTGACCTCATCTTTGTCCTCTGCAAGGAAAATGGTAAGAGCAgactttgtctctctccatcgATTAATGAGGACGTACTTTGCTTTTAAGTGGACGATAAAGATGCAAAATATTCTTAATTATAGTCTTGTGTGTGATTTTGCATTCAGTTCTTGAGAAGTGAGCCAGACATAACCGGGCTCTCCACTAGAATTTAATATGCTTTCCGTTGGTTTCCAGCAATGCTGGCCTGCACAGCATGCGTTAGTAATCAGTGACCCCTGCTTACTAATTAAGTATGTAGTGTTGAAAATTTGATGGACACCCCATCTGATTTTCATCTCTTATTTCCTGTACATAGCTCactcaataaaaaataaatgttttgtgtgtatacaATGCTTTGTCTCCACCATTCACCACCCTCACGTCTTCTTCCAGTGAGTCGTTTTGTTAAGTACACGGGCTATGGCAACGCAGCGGGCCTGCTGGCCACCAGAGGTTTGCTGGGCGGCCAGGGGTCCAGGACCCTCAGCTCTGACGGCCATTACTCCAGCGACTCTGACTCAGACACCGAGGAGTACCGGCAGGTCAAAGATCGCATCAACCCGGTGACAGGGCGGGTGGAGGCAGAGCAGCCGGACCCCATGGAGGGCATGAccgaggaggagaaggaggaggaggccaagagGCTGATCATGCTCTTTAACAAGCTGTCCAGGTCAGTGAAATGACAAggactcagagacacacagcatCAGCTATCAATAACATTTTTTATGCAGAGATCAAGTTTATTTGTGCAAATCTTCAGCAGGGCAAACAGTttgaaaagatggaaaaaaaccctcctcaCTAAGAGTCCAGTTTAagctcagagcagagcagtAAGAATAGTGGCAATACAGATTAATAGCTGATGTTTTTTACCCCCCATTTGTTTCGCAGAGGGAACATTATCCAGCCGATGGGAGTGGATTCAGAGGGGAAGCTGGTCCCGATGTCAGGACTGAGGGAAAATTCCCTCACTGAGGAGAGGGAGTCTGGGTCAGAGAACgatggagaagcagaggaaggcGAGAAGAACTGAAACATGTCAATCATTCATGAGGTTGATTGATTTCCTTTTGTAAATATCCAATTTCTAGAATCTGACTGCGGGAAGATACGTCACATCGACTGAGCTGCCGAGAGCGGAGTCTTTTCACACTATGGACTCTGGCAGATGTAAGAGCAAGAGGGTTAAAGTTCAAGGCGCTGTTATGATGAAGTAGTATGTCCCAATTGTACACATACTGCATGCAACAGTACGTGCGTTGAAAAGGCAGCTGCAGGacagactgaaaagaaaactttGCAATTTGGAACACCAGTCAACCATTCTGAAACTGAACAAATTCAAGAAAAGATAGAAACGGAATATCTTGATATCTTATTGTTTGTACTGATATTGTGTGTATTTCGATGTATAGTTCCATTTAGTCTCTCTTCTAAAGAGAAGCTTCAGAGTAAACTTGGGATAAGCTAATATTTGATACATGAGAATAAGTGAAATAAACATCTGTGCAGCATATTTACTCTTTTCTGTACCGTCTCTGGAGTGTTGTGGCACATAACCGAGATTGAGCTCAGGTGTACATTTAGCATATTGCGCTGAAATGGTCTCATGTGACACAAGATCAGAATATTTAGACTGATTCCAGATGCTCTGATCACATCTGGACTGTTAAATCTGTCAGTTGAGTTCAAGGCTttactattatttttatttagtgGAGGTTTTACATCTTGTTCCAGTATCAGGACGCTAAGAGTGAAACTTCATTTAATTACACATGTTGCGACATGTGGAACTTTGTTAATTCATTATCACTTTTATTCTGACACATTActgtcaaacaaatgaacaaataagaTCATTAACAGGCTGAAATGACTGAcgaaatctgctgttttttgttaCAGTAAAAAACAGAAGTGCACTTGCATCAGCATGAGCACGTTAACTCGCAGGGGCAGAATagagaaagagtgaaattttcacatcttttttttttttaggtaaaaaaattcagttcattttaaagCAGATATTTCTGTTTAAACATGGTACAAGTTACAatttaaatacatttgcttTGTTCCTTTATGCAGTACCAGCAAATCCAACCCTAGAACAATCATTAACAGTGTTATCACCTGATCTGTTCTATTTTGTGTAGAATAAagatataaaacatgtaaacattatTACTTCTGAGATGCTTTTctcaaggtcaaaggtcaccaaaAAAAGGTAAACAGTGACTTTCTTCAGCACAGCAAAGCGCGTCAGTACATCTCCATCATCTCTTCCAGCGacatctgcagctccacagacTGCAGGGAGGAGGCGCCGCCTCCAACAGCCATATTCTTCAGTAACTCCATTGAAGTCAGTACCAcctgagacaaaaaaaaaaaagcagatggCAGATGCAGTGACAAGAATGACTCGTGCAAGCTTGCAAATGTGAGCTTGACAGAAGCCATGCAACTGGAGAAAGCTGGAGCAGCGAGACGTGTCAAGCTGGCTTCCTTTAAAGTTTTGTATAAGCTTTTCATTTCTCAGCATGCGCTCCTCCGCGGAGGCTCGGGGGCAGGAAAACCTTTTTACGCCAGAGGAATCAGCTGTCACCACTGGTATTCAGGCTTTGTTCCCTCAGAGCTATTAATCAATACTGAGACAAAATTGCCTCTTGAAAagtgctgctgactgcagctccCTTGAGTGGGCAATTTTGGCGGTTTGATCACTCATGAAATTTGATAGAGGTGTGtgcagtgggggaaaaaaaccttCTCTGCCAAACTGATATACTGCTTTAAGGTCTTTGAGAgcacaacactgtgtgtgagtTTTAATAATTTAAAGGTTCCTTCACCTCCACTGTGACGAGTTTCTTCTCCCAAGGCCTGTTGTCTGGATCTGGCCACTTCTCACCGAGGCAGAAGAACAGGGAGCAGGGGGGGCAGTCTCTCCCGTCGATGAAGTCCAATATTCCTGGAGGGACGATCAATCAGTCGGCACATACACATCACAAGATACGGCGCATGTACTCACAGGTACGCTAATTAAAAAGCTGCGCAATGATTCCTTCCACCCACCTCGCAAGAAGTCCTTGAACAGGTACAGTGGCTGAGGATGCAGTTTCGAAACCTCTTGGGGCTGTCTGCTCCGGTCAAATTTGGAGAAGCTCCAAAACGCTTTGCTTTCGCCCCGTCGCTGGCCGTAGACCACATGACCGGACACCCTCAAGTCCAAACCCACCAGCTTGTTCAGGATGCGTTGGGTCAGATTGACCTGGGTTTGATCCAACATGACTCCAGGACTCGGCAGAGGGACCAGGGAGAGGCCTGACTCTGGATCCAACGCTGTCCCGACGAGTTCAGGGCTAATGTGATGTGAAGacagcatttatttattgagtttTAAGTTGAATAGCAGCCTGGAAAAGGCACTGAGAGTGCTTAAGGAATAGTTTAGCATTTTGGCTTTAGAGGGGTTAGTTAGCACATTTTGTTACTttcggacagagccaggctagctgtttcccctccgtttccagtctttatgctaagctaagctaactgtctcctggctccagccacgtacacacacaagagtggtgtcaatcttctcatgtcTTTCACTCTTTGTGAGAAAGAACAGCACATATCCCAAAACACCAAACTATTTTTTCAACCTGAAGCTAAACTGGGGATAATGAGCAGTTTGCCAGACACGTTTCCTCTGATGAAAGCTCCATTTTGATGTTACCTGTAGACGAAACGGACTCCAGTTTCAttctccaccagctgctccgACACCTTCACCCCTCTGTAGTACACTGATATCCTGAACTGAGTCTCTGAGGATTCACAAAGAGGAGAagtgtgtgaggaaaaaaacgTTCACCAGCTTCACTCTTAACTGTATTCCTGCTTAAAACACCCTATTCAAGTGGCTCttgtttgtcattattattCACATTGACAGGTCACCTTGTTTAATGCTATTCCACCATAACAGTTTGTGGGGGAAGGCATTTCTGAGTGTCTGTATAAATTCCccatttcatttttacagcaGCACCCATCAACTCACTGAAATTATCTCCATCCCTGGTCTTGTTCATGGTATGTAGGAACTGCTCCGCCAACTGCCCACCACAGACCCCTCCCACGGCTCCCTCCATTGGAATTGCCGGTTGCTCAGGCAACCCAGCTTCACCGACTGCACCCTCAAACGTTACTGGATACTGCTGTTGCCCAGGCAACGCACATCCACCAATCACAACCGGGTTttggagctgctgttgctcGGGAGGAGGCTCAAAGGCTGCAGTGCCCTCTGTGGAAAAGTTTGAGAAACTGAAAAACTATTTTCGAGGAAAAGTACCTCTGATACTCTTGTTTTctgctcacactgcagcagtgaggaggaaatgATGAGCAGAGCTGACAGGTCTACCTGTTTCAGGACCGATGTTCAGTCCCTTGAGGCACTCCTGGAGGATATCCTGGTTGACAGTTGAATCTGCAGGCAGATATTGATCAGCAGTGATTCCACATCGCTCACTATCAAATTAAGGATTTGACCAATTCAGCTTCGTGGATAGAGAGGGGCTCGTTTACCTGAAAACACAGCTTCTTCTGGAAGATAGAGACAGTCATCAAAGCACGAGACCACctggctctgaaatatcacaaaacacacatctgaatGAGTTCATACGCAGTTatataaaaacacagcatttacaTTCTACTTCCTGTGTCCCTGCAAGTCTTACTTCTTGTGTAGGAGGGCCAATATGCTCAAACAAATCAGGGTCATCTTGGTCCTGAGATCCAGCAGAAGAGTTCGCTTTGAGAGTGAAAGCACAGAGCTCAGTTATAATTTGCTGCTTACTatcttttaatcatttattctCCTCAGAAACACCCCTTTAATCTTATAATCCCCTCCGCAAATGGCATTGACTTGCACGCTTTGCATCTGCATACCGCCTTGGCAAATCTCAGCCACAGGAGCACGAATCCGG includes:
- the LOC139349256 gene encoding chaperone Ric-8A, with the protein product MDMDLEGIIQCIKQGDEKGVQTQLQEFNKEFAQCFFFDAEERERRKQKKLEEFKKNKVRDFTDSDSDCDEYDQEDRGLLLRQNLAVVLLRFIRTGVKCRLLRVSLRTLRILSRDKKVLGPLVTDTALLTVAKLAGLTTCDAGDEASDPDSEFYDNIIASLAEAKLLSQCRADEDEGDVEAAYQNDECSAFDEDAKSDISITNSGDLDSISWFGSHRASINEMHRGSIHHKVLERGRRDRRESKMVVEEEEEEEGDSGEEAQRKEALKVLCNVVYNSTWAQERFSALRLMCGLVERLSSSISCSSPSSVQFYELRLLFLITALRPELRTQLQQEGGVSFLTAALESCLDVEWKDQYECVLGPDRPPISLEASQRIVEILKILFNITYSAHRQEPSEDDAALYRHLVALLRLCLMRKCLLSDDTDELQGHTVNLLSALPLQCLDVLLMVPPEPGSQQCQGVNMDCVHTLVLFMERRLESGDKIKEKLTPILNLLTESCRAHRETRHYIRKHILPPLRDVSHRPEEGSTVKSRLIRLMTHLDTDVKHCAADLIFVLCKENVSRFVKYTGYGNAAGLLATRGLLGGQGSRTLSSDGHYSSDSDSDTEEYRQVKDRINPVTGRVEAEQPDPMEGMTEEEKEEEAKRLIMLFNKLSRGNIIQPMGVDSEGKLVPMSGLRENSLTEERESGSENDGEAEEGEKN
- the irf3 gene encoding interferon regulatory factor 3, which translates into the protein MSHSKPLLIPWLRAHVDSSRYPGVQWTNPERTEFSIPWKHALRQDSSDIDILIFKAWAEVSGNGRAQGEPSIWKRNFRSALRAKGFKLVSDNKNDPANPHKVFHWPDESGSGANSSAGSQDQDDPDLFEHIGPPTQESQVVSCFDDCLYLPEEAVFSDSTVNQDILQECLKGLNIGPETEGTAAFEPPPEQQQLQNPVVIGGCALPGQQQYPVTFEGAVGEAGLPEQPAIPMEGAVGGVCGGQLAEQFLHTMNKTRDGDNFKTQFRISVYYRGVKVSEQLVENETGVRFVYSPELVGTALDPESGLSLVPLPSPGVMLDQTQVNLTQRILNKLVGLDLRVSGHVVYGQRRGESKAFWSFSKFDRSRQPQEVSKLHPQPLYLFKDFLRGILDFIDGRDCPPCSLFFCLGEKWPDPDNRPWEKKLVTVEVVLTSMELLKNMAVGGGASSLQSVELQMSLEEMMEMY